From a single Streptomyces rubradiris genomic region:
- a CDS encoding chitinase, producing MERTRRRRTVLAALTAATLAVPGVTALSSAARAADADVAVNGGFESGLTGWTCTAGTTVNSPVHSGSSALQATPAGGDRAQCSQTVTVQPGAQYTLSGYVRGSYVYLGASGTGTTDVSAWTQSAPDWQKLSTTFRTGSATTKVTIYTHGWYGTGAYQADDITLVGPGGSGTTQPPAAPAGLKTTTVTSSSVGLSWSAVTGATSYAVYRDGVKVQTATGTSATVSGLAAATAYGFQVTAVNEAGESAKSAVVTATTSAGDDGGGSSQLPAHALVGYLHASFANGAGYTRLADVPDSWDVIDLAFGEPTSVTSGDIRFNRCPVTECPNVESDAEFKAAVKAKQAAGKKVLISIGGQNGQVQLTTTAARDTFVSSVSHIIDTYGLDGLDIDFEGHSLSLNTGDTDFKHPTTPVIVNLISALKTLKAKYGAKFVLTMAPETFFVQNGYQFYGSGKWGGQDPRCGAYLPVIHALRDDLTLLHVQDYNSGPIMGLDNQYHSMGGADFHIAMTDMLLTGFLVAGDQNNVFPPLRPDQVAIGMPASTNAGNGHVSPAEVTKALDCLTKKTNCGSYPTHGTWPALRGLMTWSVNWDRYANWEFQKTFDAYFG from the coding sequence GTGGAACGCACCAGACGTCGCAGAACCGTCCTCGCCGCGCTCACGGCCGCAACCCTGGCCGTGCCCGGTGTCACCGCGCTCTCGTCGGCCGCCCGTGCGGCCGACGCGGACGTCGCCGTCAACGGCGGCTTCGAGTCCGGCCTGACCGGCTGGACCTGCACCGCCGGTACGACGGTGAACTCGCCCGTGCACAGCGGAAGTTCCGCGCTCCAGGCCACCCCGGCCGGCGGCGACAGGGCCCAGTGCTCGCAGACGGTGACCGTCCAGCCGGGCGCCCAGTACACCCTGTCCGGATACGTCCGCGGCTCCTACGTCTACCTCGGCGCGAGCGGCACCGGCACCACCGACGTCTCCGCCTGGACCCAGTCCGCCCCCGACTGGCAGAAGCTGAGCACCACCTTCCGCACCGGGTCCGCCACCACCAAGGTCACGATCTACACCCACGGCTGGTACGGCACCGGCGCCTACCAGGCCGACGACATCACCCTCGTCGGTCCCGGCGGCAGCGGCACCACCCAGCCGCCCGCCGCCCCGGCCGGCCTGAAGACCACCACCGTGACCTCCTCCTCCGTCGGACTGTCCTGGTCGGCGGTGACCGGCGCGACGAGTTACGCGGTCTACCGCGACGGCGTCAAGGTCCAGACGGCGACGGGCACTTCGGCGACCGTCTCCGGACTGGCCGCCGCGACGGCGTACGGCTTCCAGGTCACCGCGGTCAACGAGGCCGGCGAGTCCGCGAAGTCCGCGGTCGTCACCGCCACGACCAGCGCGGGCGACGACGGCGGAGGTTCCTCCCAACTGCCCGCGCACGCCCTGGTCGGCTATCTGCACGCCAGCTTCGCCAACGGCGCCGGCTACACCCGGCTCGCCGACGTCCCCGACAGCTGGGACGTCATCGACCTGGCCTTCGGTGAGCCCACCTCGGTCACCTCCGGGGACATCCGGTTCAACCGCTGCCCGGTCACGGAGTGCCCGAACGTGGAGAGCGACGCCGAGTTCAAGGCGGCCGTCAAGGCCAAGCAGGCGGCCGGCAAGAAGGTGCTGATCTCCATCGGCGGCCAGAACGGCCAGGTGCAGCTCACCACGACCGCGGCCCGCGACACCTTCGTCTCCTCGGTCTCGCACATCATCGACACCTACGGCCTGGACGGCCTCGACATCGACTTCGAGGGCCACTCGCTGTCGCTGAACACGGGCGACACGGACTTCAAGCACCCGACCACACCCGTGATCGTCAACCTGATCTCGGCGCTGAAGACCCTGAAGGCCAAGTACGGCGCCAAGTTCGTCCTCACGATGGCGCCGGAGACGTTCTTCGTGCAGAACGGCTACCAGTTCTACGGCTCCGGCAAGTGGGGCGGCCAGGACCCGCGCTGCGGCGCCTACCTCCCGGTGATCCACGCCCTGCGCGACGACCTGACCCTGCTGCACGTCCAGGACTACAACTCGGGCCCGATCATGGGCCTGGACAACCAGTACCACTCCATGGGCGGCGCCGACTTCCACATCGCCATGACCGACATGCTCCTGACCGGCTTCCTGGTCGCCGGCGACCAGAACAACGTCTTCCCGCCGCTGCGCCCCGACCAGGTCGCCATCGGCATGCCGGCGTCCACGAACGCGGGCAACGGCCATGTCTCCCCGGCCGAGGTCACCAAGGCCCTGGACTGCCTCACGAAGAAGACGAACTGCGGCTCGTACCCCACCCACGGGACCTGGCCCGCCCTGCGCGGCCTGATGACCTGGTCGGTGAACTGGGACCGGTACGCGAACTGGGAGTTCCAGAAGACGTTCGACGCCTACTTCGGCTGA
- a CDS encoding NAD(P)/FAD-dependent oxidoreductase, whose amino-acid sequence MAPSAMSRGKDNWIASLSEAQPVPYWLEDPGKPAAEPALTAAETCDLLVVGGGYSGLWTALNAKERDPGRDVVLLEGREVGWAASGRNGGFCAASLTHGLPNGLTRWPDEIHKLQELGRRNLDEIEAAVARHGIDCDFERTGEIDVATETYQAWELKDWHRELEEKGLADGIDFLDADAVRAEVDSPTFQAGLWDRRGVAMLHPAKLAWGLKRACLRLGVRVYEHTPALSLRPYGAGMAVRTPYGAVRARKVALGTNIFPSLVRRVRSYTVPVYDYALMTEPLTADQLAAVGWKNRQGLGDSANQFHYFRLSADNRVLWGGYDAIYPYGGRVRAEYDDRPETYAKLAGHFFTCFPQLEGVRFTHAWGGAIDTCSRFSAFFGTAHQGRVAYAAGYTGLGVGATRFGADVMLDLLDGERTERTELEMVRKKPLPFPPEPFAWTGIALTKWSLARADAHGGRRNLWLRTMDRLGLGFDS is encoded by the coding sequence ATGGCCCCAAGCGCCATGAGCCGTGGGAAAGACAACTGGATCGCCTCTCTCTCCGAAGCCCAGCCGGTCCCGTACTGGCTGGAAGACCCCGGCAAGCCGGCCGCCGAGCCCGCCCTCACCGCCGCCGAGACCTGCGACCTGCTGGTGGTCGGCGGCGGCTACAGCGGGCTGTGGACGGCGCTGAACGCCAAGGAGCGCGACCCCGGACGCGATGTCGTCCTGCTGGAAGGCCGTGAGGTGGGCTGGGCCGCCTCCGGCCGCAACGGCGGCTTCTGCGCCGCCTCCCTCACGCACGGCCTGCCCAACGGCCTCACCCGCTGGCCCGACGAGATCCACAAGCTTCAGGAGCTGGGCCGGCGCAACCTCGACGAGATCGAGGCCGCGGTCGCCCGGCACGGCATCGACTGCGACTTCGAACGCACCGGTGAGATCGACGTGGCCACCGAGACCTACCAGGCCTGGGAGCTGAAGGACTGGCACCGGGAACTGGAGGAGAAGGGCCTCGCCGACGGCATCGACTTCCTGGACGCCGACGCCGTGCGCGCCGAGGTGGACTCGCCCACCTTCCAGGCGGGCCTGTGGGACCGCCGGGGCGTGGCCATGCTGCACCCGGCCAAGCTCGCCTGGGGCCTGAAGCGGGCCTGCCTCCGGCTCGGGGTGCGGGTGTACGAGCACACGCCCGCCCTCAGCCTGAGGCCCTACGGCGCCGGGATGGCCGTACGCACCCCCTACGGCGCCGTCCGCGCCCGCAAGGTCGCGCTCGGCACCAACATCTTCCCCAGCCTCGTCCGGCGCGTGCGGTCGTACACCGTCCCGGTCTACGACTACGCGCTGATGACCGAGCCGCTGACCGCCGACCAGCTCGCGGCCGTCGGCTGGAAGAACAGGCAGGGGCTGGGGGATTCGGCGAACCAGTTCCACTACTTCCGGCTCTCCGCCGACAACCGCGTGCTGTGGGGCGGCTACGACGCGATCTACCCCTACGGCGGCCGGGTGCGCGCCGAGTACGACGACCGGCCCGAGACGTACGCCAAGCTCGCCGGCCACTTCTTCACCTGCTTCCCGCAGCTGGAGGGCGTCCGCTTCACCCACGCCTGGGGCGGCGCGATCGACACCTGCTCCCGGTTCTCCGCGTTCTTCGGCACCGCCCACCAGGGCCGGGTGGCCTACGCGGCCGGCTACACGGGCCTCGGGGTCGGCGCCACCCGGTTCGGCGCGGACGTGATGCTGGACCTGCTGGACGGGGAGCGCACCGAGCGGACCGAGCTGGAGATGGTCCGCAAGAAGCCGCTGCCGTTCCCGCCGGAGCCGTTCGCCTGGACCGGCATCGCCCTCACCAAGTGGTCCCTGGCCCGCGCCGACGCGCACGGCGGCCGGCGGAACCTGTGGCTGCGGACGATGGACCGGCTGGGGCTGGGCTTCGACAGCTGA
- a CDS encoding ABC transporter permease produces MPFLNWLKRHLVVIAGLLTLAYLLLPNVIVTVFSFNKPKGRFNYEWQRFSTDAWQDPCGVADMCGSLSLSLRIAACATVGATVLGTMISFALVRYRFRARGAVNSMIFLPMAMPEVVMAASLLTLFLNMGARLGFWTILIAHIMFCLSFVVTAVKARVMSMDPRLEEAARDLYAGPVQTFWRVTLPIAAPGIAAGALLSFALSFDDFIITNFNAGSTVTFPMFVWGSAQRGTPVQINVIGTAMFLLAVLFVLFAMVLGNRRNKQKA; encoded by the coding sequence ATGCCCTTCCTGAACTGGCTCAAGCGGCATCTCGTCGTCATCGCCGGTCTGCTCACGCTCGCCTATCTGCTGCTGCCGAACGTCATCGTCACGGTGTTCTCCTTCAACAAACCGAAGGGCCGCTTCAACTACGAATGGCAGCGCTTCTCCACGGACGCGTGGCAGGACCCGTGCGGGGTCGCCGACATGTGCGGCTCGCTCTCGCTCAGCCTGCGGATCGCCGCCTGCGCGACGGTCGGCGCCACGGTCCTCGGCACGATGATCTCCTTCGCGCTGGTCCGCTACCGCTTCCGCGCGCGCGGCGCCGTCAACTCGATGATCTTCCTGCCGATGGCGATGCCCGAGGTGGTCATGGCCGCCTCGCTGCTCACCCTGTTCCTCAACATGGGCGCGCGGCTGGGCTTCTGGACGATTCTGATCGCCCACATCATGTTCTGCCTGAGTTTCGTCGTCACCGCGGTCAAGGCGCGCGTGATGTCGATGGACCCGCGTCTGGAGGAGGCCGCCCGGGACCTGTACGCCGGTCCCGTGCAGACCTTCTGGCGGGTCACCCTGCCCATCGCGGCACCCGGAATCGCCGCGGGCGCGCTGCTGTCGTTCGCGCTCTCCTTCGACGATTTCATCATCACCAATTTCAACGCCGGCTCGACGGTCACCTTCCCGATGTTCGTGTGGGGCTCGGCGCAGCGTGGAACGCCCGTGCAGATCAATGTGATCGGCACCGCCATGTTCCTCCTCGCCGTCCTGTTCGTCCTGTTCGCGATGGTCCTCGGAAACCGCCGGAACAAGCAGAAGGCATAG